The following proteins come from a genomic window of Malus domestica chromosome 02, GDT2T_hap1:
- the LOC103451163 gene encoding trimethyltridecatetraene synthase-like: protein MEYFSCAVILTFACLATLALVSKTLFPQLKKRKFPPGPKPWPIIGNLNLIGPLPHQSLHKLSQTYGPIMQLRFGSRPVVVATSPEMAKQFLKTHDHVFSSRPQTAAGKYLTYDYQNVTWSPYGPYWRQGRKIFLYELFSSKRLESFEYIRADEIRAFTSRLCAIAKSGNPIVLKEHLSRLNLSIMSRTVLGKDYFSVAEYEGSIMSLKEFQDMIDELFVLSGVFNIGDWIPWLNFLDLQGYIKRMKAIKKKVDRFYDFVLNEHKAQKEGVEEFVPKDMVDLLLQLVDGSNDLEVKLNYDSIKAFTQDLIAGGTDTSATNLEWAMSELIKQPNLIKKATEELDRVIGRERWVEEKDLAQLPYIDAIMKETMRRHPAVVILPPHLAVENSNVAGYDVCKGTIVFVNTWSMGRDPKLWEEPEEFRPERFLGNTGIDLQGQSFELLPFGSGRRMCPGYKLGLKMIRTCLANMLHGFNWKLPGNVKVEDLGMEEAYGLVTTRKFPLVAVMEPRLPVHLY, encoded by the exons ATGGAGTATTTTTCTTGTGCTGTAATTTTAACCTTCGCATGCCTCGCCACTCTGGCTCTTGTCTCAAAAACCTTGTTTCCCCAACTCAAGAAACGAAAATTTCCACCAGGTCCCAAACCCTGGCCTATTATTGGAAACCTCAACCTCATTGGTCCTCTCCCACATCAATCCCTTCACAAATTATCCCAAACTTATGGACCTATAATGCAACTCAGGTTTGGCTCCCGCCCAGTTGTAGTTGCCACGTCTCCAGAAATGGCTAAACAATTTTTGAAGACACATGATCATGTGTTTTCCTCTAGGCCTCAAACTGCAGCAGGCAAGTACCTCACCTATGACTACCAAAATGTCACTTGGTCACCTTACGGTCCATATTGGCGTCAAGGCCGGAAAATCTTCCTCTACGAGTTGTTTAGTTCCAAAAGACTAGAGTCCTTTGAGTACATTCGAGCCGACGAAATTCGCGCTTTTACATCGCGACTCTGTGCCATCGCCAAGTCAGGTAACCCAATTGTGCTCAAAGAGCATCTGTCACGCCTTAATCTTAGCATTATGAGCAGAACTGTGTTGGGTAAGGATTATTTTAGCGTGGCCGAATACGAGGGCTCTATAATGTCACTCAAAGAATTTCAGGACATGATAGATGAGTTGTTTGTGCTTAGTGGGGTGTTTAACATTGGGGATTGGATACCATGGCTTAATTTCTTGGACTTGCAAGGATACATAAAGAGAATGAAGGCCATAAAGAAAAAAGTCGATCGGTTTTATGATTTTGTGCTCAACGAACACAAGGCGCAGAAGGAAGGAGTGGAGGAATTTGTGCCTAAGGACATGGTGGATTTACTACTGCAGCTGGTTGATGGTTCAAATGATCTTGAAGTTAAACTCAACTATGACAGTATCAAGGCATTCACTCAG GACTTAATAGCTGGAGGCACTGATACCTCTGCAACAAATTTAGAGTGGGCAATGTCTGAGCTCATAAAACAACCAAACCTCATAAAAAAGGCAACAGAAGAACTTGACAGAGTGAtcgggagagagagatgggtaGAAGAGAAAGACCTAGCACAACTTCCTTACATCGATGCGATCATGAAAGAGACAATGAGGAGGCATCCTGCGGTTGTAATTCTGCCACCACATTTAGCAGTTGAAAACTCCAACGTGGCAGGTTACGATGTTTGCAAAGGAACCATAGTTTTTGTGAACACGTGGAGCATGGGGAGAGACCCTAAACTGTGGGAAGAACCCGAAGAGTTCAGGCCAGAGAGGTTCTTAGGGAATACTGGGATTGATTTGCAGGGACAGAGTTTTGAATTGCTGCCGTTTGGGTCGGGGAGGAGGATGTGCCCTGGTTATAAGCTAGGGCTGAAGATGATAAGAACTTGCTTGGCTAACATGTTGCATGGGTTTAATTGGAAGTTGCCTGGGAATGTGAAAGTGGAAGATTTGGGTATGGAGGAAGCTTATGGATTGGTCACAACTCGGAAGTTCCCACTTGTTGCTGTTATGGAACCTCGGCTGCCAGTCCATCTTTATTAG